In Deltaproteobacteria bacterium, a single window of DNA contains:
- a CDS encoding TetR/AcrR family transcriptional regulator, with the protein MPKTKPTERAPGEKAAPTRDIILEAATKVFSGHPYHAASIRMIAAEGGFYHGLIRYHFPSKAGIFGTVVESACRKLKEANRLWLSEVAALGPRDGLALYLDRFLEHYRAHPEIFRIVIQNLSQKDQEGVPGYHHLLDLLSGSQADFREIFTGLFDGDSAARVLESFNALIIHYLGAADAEAWLLGMEPESPGYLEWVKETMLFVFLPVLEKTLALK; encoded by the coding sequence ATGCCAAAAACAAAGCCGACTGAAAGAGCGCCCGGAGAAAAGGCCGCGCCCACGCGGGACATAATTCTTGAGGCGGCCACAAAGGTCTTTTCCGGCCACCCCTACCACGCAGCCAGCATCCGGATGATAGCCGCCGAGGGGGGCTTTTACCACGGGCTCATCCGCTACCACTTTCCCAGCAAGGCGGGCATCTTCGGGACGGTGGTGGAAAGCGCCTGCCGGAAGCTGAAGGAAGCCAACAGGCTTTGGCTTTCCGAGGTCGCCGCGCTTGGCCCACGCGATGGGCTCGCGCTCTACCTGGACCGGTTTTTGGAGCATTACCGGGCGCATCCCGAAATATTCCGCATCGTTATACAGAATCTTTCCCAGAAGGACCAGGAAGGCGTGCCGGGCTACCATCATCTTCTGGACCTGCTTTCCGGAAGCCAGGCGGATTTCCGGGAAATTTTCACGGGCCTCTTTGACGGGGATTCCGCCGCAAGGGTCCTGGAAAGCTTCAACGCCCTCATCATCCACTATCTGGGTGCGGCGGATGCGGAGGCATGGCTTCTGGGGATGGAGCCGGAAAGCCCCGGTTACCTGGAATGGGTGAAGGAGACCATGCTTTTCGTGTTTCTTCCGGTATTGGAAAAGACCCTGGCCTTGAAATAG
- the hrpA gene encoding ATP-dependent RNA helicase HrpA, whose protein sequence is MQTPYSKRIAHLRGRLLTVMIRDALALEKDLSRLSTLGLDPEETARRLDRMEARIQASARLRRKRDATAPSPGYPENLPISSKKDVIVAAIREHPVVVITGETGSGKTTQLPKMCLEAGRGRAGIIGCTQPRRIAAVTVAQRIAFEMDEEPGKSVGYRVRFAKKEAALPYIRVMTDGILLAEVQADPALSAYDTIIVDEAHERSLNIDFVLGILKRLLEKRPDLRVIITSATLDTEKFSAAFGNAPIIEVSGRAFPVEVVWKPLEETEDAGEGDYTAGAAAAIDELFAKKRLDGDVLVFMPTESDVLETCELLSARSFPGCAVIPLFARLSAGEQARAFAPNTGPKIVVATNVAETSVTIPNIKYVVDTGLARIPWYSPKTRTLSLPVRRISRASADQRKGRCGRVRNGVCIRLFSQEDYEARPRFTPPEIQRANLADVILRMVSARLGDPLSFPFVDPPPEKAVKDGFAVLTELCAIGVNPEKGGDGVTYSGPVLTETGRVMARLPLDPRISRILVEARREGCLFQATVIAAALSVPDPRRRPLDREAEAAALHASFADPTSDFSTIINLWNRISAQEGQGRSNSRTRKYCKDNFLSFRHVKEWREVWEQIWGILHEEGLSPSERPEKGSVEPLAGPAFAALHRSVLSGYLSHIALLREKNRYLAARGKEVMLFPGSALFNRGGKWIMAAEMVETSRLYARTTANIEPGWIEPLASHLIKYRYSAPRFEASRGQVVADEEASLYGLPVVPKRMKPYARINPAEASEIFIRSALVEGEMRELPHFLDHNKKVVKKVLDMEERLRRRDIYAGDEAVFRFYADRLPLVCDTATLKRRIRERGGDAFLRLSLEDVTAKAPDSRELALFPGKMSLSGAEFPVRYRFEPGKPEDGVTVKVPAQLVDAVDPKSLEWLVPGLLTEKITALIKALPKQYRKRLVPARDTAAKLSTDLTAEDRKGSLTSALCRAAKARYGVDIPLAAFKDAEIADHLKTRVAATDSAGRLIKAGRDVNALSAELSSRTEKTGALLLAEARKKWEKENITTWDFGDLPEMTELSASGSERFFAFPALAAEPTGVALRLFADMREARSRHADGLSALYSIALKKELDLARKSLAIPPALKPATVFFGGAANLSQALYQSLLADLFNRPVRTREEFFAHLKKAEREIFPAAKRKMETVGAVLTALSGFSSQLSALRKKNAKNRGAASFLDQMEKSAQKLVPADFATRHAPERLDQIPRHVKALAIRTERGLLDLLKDEAKTIQVTPFIKNLEEVESKLSGHESAEKMKALEEFFWMVKEFEISLFAPEIKTLFPVSPKRLAAAWEALTTLE, encoded by the coding sequence TTGCAGACGCCTTATTCAAAACGCATCGCCCATCTGCGCGGACGCCTTTTAACGGTGATGATCCGGGACGCCCTGGCCCTGGAAAAGGACCTGTCGCGCCTTTCCACTTTGGGCCTCGACCCCGAAGAGACCGCCCGCCGCCTGGACCGCATGGAAGCCAGAATCCAGGCGTCCGCGAGGCTCCGCCGCAAGAGGGACGCCACGGCCCCAAGCCCGGGCTATCCCGAAAACCTTCCCATCTCATCCAAAAAAGACGTAATTGTCGCGGCCATAAGGGAACACCCCGTTGTGGTCATCACCGGCGAGACCGGTTCCGGCAAGACCACCCAGCTTCCCAAGATGTGCCTGGAGGCGGGTCGCGGACGGGCCGGGATCATCGGCTGCACCCAGCCCAGGCGCATCGCGGCGGTCACGGTGGCCCAGCGCATAGCCTTCGAGATGGACGAGGAGCCCGGAAAAAGCGTGGGCTACCGGGTGCGCTTCGCAAAAAAGGAGGCCGCCCTTCCTTATATAAGGGTGATGACCGACGGCATCCTTCTGGCCGAGGTCCAGGCCGACCCGGCGCTTTCCGCCTACGACACCATAATAGTGGACGAGGCCCACGAGCGGAGCCTGAACATCGATTTCGTGCTGGGAATTTTAAAAAGGCTCCTTGAAAAGCGGCCCGATCTGAGGGTCATCATCACCTCGGCAACGCTGGACACGGAAAAATTTTCAGCGGCCTTCGGAAACGCGCCAATAATAGAGGTCTCCGGCAGGGCCTTTCCCGTGGAGGTAGTCTGGAAGCCGCTGGAAGAAACCGAGGACGCCGGGGAAGGCGATTACACGGCGGGCGCGGCGGCGGCCATTGACGAGCTTTTCGCCAAAAAGCGCCTGGACGGAGACGTTCTGGTTTTCATGCCCACCGAAAGCGACGTCCTGGAAACCTGCGAGCTTCTTTCGGCGCGAAGCTTTCCCGGCTGCGCCGTGATCCCGCTTTTCGCGCGCCTTTCCGCAGGCGAGCAGGCAAGGGCCTTTGCCCCCAACACCGGCCCCAAGATCGTGGTGGCCACCAACGTGGCGGAAACCTCGGTCACCATTCCCAACATAAAATACGTGGTGGACACCGGCCTTGCCCGGATTCCCTGGTACTCGCCCAAGACCCGAACCCTAAGCCTTCCGGTGCGCCGAATAAGCCGGGCTTCCGCCGACCAGCGAAAGGGCCGGTGCGGGCGAGTGAGAAACGGCGTGTGCATAAGGCTTTTTTCCCAGGAGGACTACGAGGCCCGCCCCAGGTTCACCCCGCCGGAAATCCAGCGGGCCAACCTTGCCGACGTGATCCTTCGCATGGTGAGCGCCCGGCTTGGCGACCCGCTTTCCTTCCCCTTCGTTGACCCGCCCCCCGAAAAGGCCGTGAAGGACGGTTTCGCGGTTCTGACCGAGCTGTGCGCCATAGGGGTGAACCCGGAAAAGGGCGGGGACGGGGTCACTTACTCAGGACCGGTTCTGACGGAAACGGGCCGGGTCATGGCGAGGCTCCCACTCGATCCCCGCATAAGCCGGATACTCGTCGAGGCAAGGCGCGAGGGCTGTCTTTTTCAGGCAACGGTGATCGCGGCGGCCCTTTCGGTCCCCGACCCCAGGCGAAGGCCCCTGGACCGCGAGGCCGAGGCCGCCGCCCTCCACGCCTCCTTCGCCGACCCCACATCCGATTTTTCCACCATCATAAACCTCTGGAACCGCATCTCCGCCCAGGAGGGCCAGGGCCGATCCAACAGCAGGACCCGGAAATACTGCAAGGACAACTTCCTCTCCTTCCGCCACGTAAAGGAATGGCGGGAGGTCTGGGAGCAGATATGGGGAATCCTCCACGAGGAGGGCCTAAGCCCTTCCGAGCGCCCGGAAAAGGGCTCGGTGGAGCCCCTGGCCGGACCGGCCTTCGCGGCCCTTCACCGCTCGGTGCTTTCCGGGTATCTTTCCCACATCGCCCTGTTGCGCGAAAAAAACCGCTACCTTGCGGCCAGGGGAAAGGAGGTCATGCTCTTTCCGGGCTCGGCCCTCTTCAACCGGGGCGGAAAGTGGATAATGGCCGCCGAGATGGTGGAAACCTCGCGCCTCTACGCAAGAACCACAGCCAACATAGAACCGGGCTGGATAGAGCCTCTGGCCTCGCATCTCATCAAGTACCGCTACTCCGCGCCCCGTTTCGAAGCGTCCCGTGGCCAGGTGGTGGCCGACGAGGAGGCCTCCCTTTACGGGCTTCCCGTGGTCCCAAAGCGCATGAAGCCCTACGCCAGAATAAATCCCGCCGAGGCCAGCGAAATTTTCATCAGAAGCGCGCTTGTTGAAGGGGAGATGAGGGAGCTTCCACACTTTCTGGACCACAACAAAAAGGTGGTGAAAAAAGTCCTGGACATGGAGGAGCGCCTGCGCCGCCGGGACATCTACGCGGGCGACGAGGCGGTGTTCCGCTTCTATGCCGATCGCCTTCCCCTGGTGTGCGACACGGCCACCCTGAAGCGCCGGATAAGGGAAAGGGGCGGCGACGCCTTCCTGCGCCTGTCATTGGAGGACGTTACGGCCAAGGCCCCGGACTCACGCGAACTCGCGCTTTTTCCGGGTAAAATGAGCCTTTCCGGGGCAGAATTTCCGGTGCGATACCGCTTCGAGCCCGGAAAGCCCGAAGACGGCGTAACGGTGAAGGTTCCGGCCCAGCTGGTGGACGCGGTGGACCCCAAAAGCCTGGAATGGCTGGTTCCGGGCCTTCTCACCGAAAAGATCACCGCCCTCATCAAGGCCCTTCCCAAGCAGTACCGCAAGCGCCTGGTTCCGGCCAGGGACACCGCCGCGAAGCTCTCAACCGATCTCACGGCGGAAGACAGAAAGGGCTCCCTCACCTCCGCCCTGTGCCGGGCCGCCAAGGCCCGTTACGGCGTGGATATTCCGCTCGCCGCCTTCAAGGACGCGGAAATCGCCGATCATCTGAAAACCCGCGTGGCCGCCACGGATTCAGCCGGGCGTCTCATAAAGGCGGGCCGGGACGTGAACGCGCTTTCGGCGGAGCTTTCCAGCCGCACGGAAAAGACCGGGGCGCTCCTTCTGGCCGAGGCCCGGAAAAAGTGGGAAAAGGAAAACATTACAACCTGGGATTTCGGCGATCTTCCCGAAATGACTGAGCTTTCGGCCAGCGGTTCCGAGCGCTTCTTCGCCTTTCCCGCCCTTGCGGCAGAGCCGACAGGCGTGGCCTTGAGGCTTTTTGCCGACATGAGGGAGGCCCGGAGCCGCCACGCCGATGGCCTTTCCGCGCTATATTCCATAGCCCTCAAAAAGGAGCTGGACCTTGCCCGGAAAAGCCTCGCCATCCCGCCCGCCTTAAAGCCTGCCACCGTCTTTTTCGGCGGGGCGGCAAACCTTTCCCAGGCCCTTTACCAGAGCCTTCTGGCCGACCTCTTCAACCGGCCCGTGCGCACCAGGGAGGAATTTTTCGCGCACCTCAAAAAGGCCGAACGGGAGATTTTCCCGGCGGCCAAAAGGAAGATGGAAACCGTCGGCGCGGTCCTCACGGCCCTGTCCGGGTTTTCGTCCCAGCTTTCCGCCCTTCGCAAAAAAAACGCCAAAAACAGGGGCGCTGCCAGTTTTCTTGACCAGATGGAAAAATCGGCCCAAAAACTGGTCCCTGCCGATTTCGCCACACGCCACGCCCCGGAACGGCTCGATCAGATACCCAGACACGTAAAGGCCCTTGCCATACGCACCGAACGCGGCCTTCTGGACCTTTTGAAGGACGAGGCCAAGACCATTCAGGTGACGCCTTTCATAAAAAACCTCGAAGAGGTCGAATCAAAGCTTTCCGGCCATGAATCCGCCGAAAAAATGAAGGCCCTGGAGGAATTTTTCTGGATGGTGAAGGAGTTTGAAATCTCCCTTTTCGCCCCGGAGATAAAGACCCTCTTTCCGGTGTCCCCAAAGCGCCTGGCCGCCGCCTGGGAGGCGCTGACCACCCTGGAATGA
- a CDS encoding DUF1992 domain-containing protein — MFEYLSLVEQRIRDAQSKGAFDGLSGAGKPLVFDDANVPEDLRMAYKILKNADFLPPELELRKQIQSTRELLSGMGETEEKYKAMKKLNLLISRLNMCRQSNMAFEMPEHYEEKLVARFGKK; from the coding sequence GTGTTCGAGTATCTTTCATTGGTGGAACAGCGAATTAGGGACGCACAGTCGAAGGGCGCTTTCGACGGGCTTTCGGGAGCCGGGAAGCCTCTGGTCTTCGATGACGCCAACGTGCCCGAAGACTTGAGGATGGCCTACAAAATCCTCAAGAACGCCGACTTTCTTCCCCCGGAACTGGAACTTCGCAAGCAAATCCAATCGACACGGGAACTTTTGAGCGGCATGGGGGAAACCGAGGAAAAGTACAAGGCCATGAAAAAGCTGAACCTCCTTATTTCCAGGCTCAACATGTGCCGACAGTCCAACATGGCTTTTGAAATGCCCGAACACTACGAGGAAAAGCTCGTGGCCCGCTTCGGGAAAAAATGA
- a CDS encoding D-alanine--D-alanine ligase codes for MKKLRIALLSGGISTEREVSLKSGDAVLEALDHQKYDVTRYDPKFDIPRLVTDADKIDAALIILHGPYGEDGRIQGLLDILGIPYQGSGVLGSSVAMDKEAAKLLYQAHGIPTPAFACLGPEDADKLSEAGSRLGFPLVVKPVAGGSSVGTALVDNQDDLKRAADAAFESDSRILLEEYIKGVEITCPVVGNQSLETLPLVEIVPADDCRFFDYKAKYEDKRTQEICPARLSDEIAQRACELGVMAHRALYCKGYSRTDMIINERGIFVLETNTIPGMTPQSLLPKAAKAAGLSFSALLDRLIALSLEDAENGQRQAVNR; via the coding sequence ATGAAAAAACTGCGCATCGCCCTTCTTTCGGGCGGCATTTCAACCGAGCGCGAGGTGTCCCTTAAAAGCGGCGACGCCGTGCTTGAGGCCCTCGACCACCAAAAATACGACGTCACCCGCTACGACCCCAAGTTCGACATCCCGCGCCTTGTGACGGACGCGGACAAAATCGACGCGGCCCTGATAATCCTGCACGGCCCATACGGTGAGGACGGGCGCATCCAGGGGCTTTTAGACATCCTGGGCATCCCCTACCAGGGCTCAGGGGTCCTGGGAAGCTCGGTGGCCATGGACAAGGAGGCGGCCAAGCTCCTCTACCAGGCCCACGGCATCCCCACCCCGGCCTTTGCCTGCCTCGGCCCCGAAGATGCCGACAAGCTCTCCGAAGCCGGAAGCCGCCTGGGCTTTCCCCTGGTGGTGAAGCCGGTGGCCGGGGGCTCCAGCGTGGGAACCGCCCTTGTCGACAACCAGGACGATCTCAAGAGGGCTGCGGACGCCGCCTTTGAAAGCGACAGCAGGATTCTTCTGGAGGAATACATTAAGGGAGTTGAGATAACCTGCCCGGTGGTGGGCAACCAAAGCCTGGAAACCCTTCCCCTGGTGGAGATCGTGCCCGCCGATGACTGCCGCTTCTTCGACTACAAAGCGAAATACGAGGACAAGCGCACCCAGGAAATCTGCCCGGCGAGGCTTTCGGACGAAATCGCCCAAAGGGCCTGCGAGCTGGGAGTCATGGCCCACAGGGCGCTTTACTGCAAGGGCTACAGCAGGACCGACATGATAATTAACGAACGGGGAATCTTCGTGCTGGAAACCAACACCATTCCCGGAATGACCCCCCAGAGCCTTCTTCCCAAGGCAGCAAAGGCGGCGGGCCTGAGTTTTTCCGCCCTCCTTGACCGCCTCATCGCCCTTTCCCTGGAAGACGCCGAAAACGGCCAGAGGCAGGCAGTAAACAGGTGA
- the dctP gene encoding TRAP transporter substrate-binding protein DctP — MTFFRKAFLAVAAAAVFAAVSPLAAEAAVKWTWKTGTLAPKDIGYAKQVQSVLMPAVEKVTNGEVVLKVYWGGVMGDDEQHLKKMKVDQLQAAGLSGQGTFMMSKSLAILGLPFLFNDYDEVDAIKHQMMARFDGIVAKEGLRLLVWLDQDFDQIYSSKLPVTKVSDFPKTRFITWFGPLEGKFFERMGTSPVPMGITEIPSSLRAGVAESLIAPSIWVVGTQLYSTFRFVNTTRLRYVPAFCVCTSRAWDALPQQYQKGVFDGREKWAKDFCVKTRVDAEKSLNAMVAYGVRKVRSSPEEIKAIKEKSMPLWDELAGKLYPKDLLDELKGHLAQYRAGKKK, encoded by the coding sequence ATGACTTTTTTTCGCAAGGCGTTTCTGGCCGTTGCCGCTGCCGCCGTTTTTGCCGCAGTCTCGCCGCTTGCGGCTGAGGCCGCAGTCAAGTGGACATGGAAGACCGGAACCCTGGCTCCCAAGGACATCGGCTACGCCAAGCAGGTCCAGTCGGTGCTCATGCCGGCGGTGGAAAAGGTGACCAACGGCGAAGTGGTGCTCAAGGTCTACTGGGGCGGGGTCATGGGCGACGACGAGCAGCACCTGAAAAAAATGAAGGTGGACCAGCTCCAGGCCGCCGGGCTTTCGGGCCAGGGCACATTCATGATGTCCAAATCCCTTGCGATTCTGGGCCTGCCCTTCCTCTTCAACGACTACGACGAGGTGGACGCCATAAAGCACCAGATGATGGCCCGCTTCGACGGCATAGTGGCCAAGGAGGGCTTGCGGCTTTTGGTCTGGCTGGACCAGGATTTCGACCAGATATATTCGTCGAAACTGCCCGTGACCAAGGTGTCGGATTTCCCGAAGACCCGCTTCATAACCTGGTTCGGGCCCCTGGAAGGCAAATTTTTCGAGCGCATGGGCACAAGCCCGGTGCCAATGGGCATAACCGAGATACCGTCATCGCTTCGGGCAGGGGTGGCCGAGAGCCTGATAGCGCCTTCCATATGGGTTGTGGGAACCCAGCTTTACTCCACCTTCCGGTTCGTGAACACCACAAGGCTTCGCTACGTTCCCGCCTTTTGCGTATGCACGTCAAGGGCCTGGGACGCCCTTCCCCAGCAGTATCAGAAAGGCGTTTTCGACGGGCGCGAAAAATGGGCGAAGGATTTTTGCGTAAAGACCAGGGTGGACGCAGAAAAGAGCCTGAACGCCATGGTGGCCTACGGGGTGAGAAAGGTGCGCTCCAGCCCCGAGGAAATAAAGGCCATAAAGGAAAAGTCCATGCCGCTTTGGGACGAACTGGCCGGGAAGCTCTATCCGAAAGACCTTCTGGATGAGTTGAAGGGCCATCTGGCCCAGTACCGGGCGGGAAAAAAGAAGTGA
- the dctP gene encoding TRAP transporter substrate-binding protein DctP, which yields MLASRKPVVVLISILMLLVFAAPCFAEPQHLWKVGTLAPKGVGWAKQVEHILLPYIAQKTNKQLGIKVFWGGVMGDDSDYIKKMRIGQLQAGGLTAMGAILISKEWAVVEIPFLFNSYAEVDYVRPKMFKTFEAMMAKEGFKLLVWIDQDFDKLYSIKKPLASLAEFRGGRIVTWYGPLEKEVLTRLGASPIPIAVPEISASLRSGIADATIAPAIWMVGSQMHSVAKYVNPMNIRYAPALIVVTNKAWAEIPEFMRKGLESEREKLTRDFVTDTRKDNDRSLDAMLKYGMRKATPSPKELEEIRKVLAPVGQEMVGKLYPKSLLDELLAHIAAARKKG from the coding sequence ATGCTTGCCAGCAGAAAACCGGTTGTCGTACTTATTTCAATCCTGATGCTCCTTGTTTTTGCAGCCCCGTGTTTCGCCGAGCCGCAACACCTGTGGAAGGTGGGGACCCTTGCGCCCAAGGGCGTTGGATGGGCCAAGCAGGTGGAACACATACTTTTGCCCTACATAGCCCAGAAGACCAACAAGCAGCTTGGAATAAAGGTGTTCTGGGGCGGGGTCATGGGCGATGACTCCGATTACATCAAAAAAATGCGCATCGGCCAGCTCCAGGCGGGCGGCCTTACGGCCATGGGCGCCATTCTCATCAGCAAGGAATGGGCCGTGGTGGAAATCCCCTTCCTTTTCAACAGCTATGCCGAAGTGGATTACGTCCGCCCGAAAATGTTCAAAACCTTTGAAGCAATGATGGCCAAGGAAGGCTTCAAGCTTCTGGTGTGGATCGACCAGGATTTCGACAAGCTCTACTCCATCAAAAAGCCCCTGGCCTCGCTGGCCGAGTTCAGGGGAGGCCGAATCGTCACCTGGTACGGCCCCCTGGAAAAGGAAGTCCTCACCCGGCTTGGCGCAAGCCCCATTCCCATCGCCGTGCCCGAAATATCGGCCTCGCTCCGCAGCGGCATAGCAGACGCAACCATAGCCCCGGCAATCTGGATGGTGGGAAGCCAGATGCACAGCGTCGCCAAGTACGTCAATCCCATGAACATCCGCTATGCCCCGGCCCTTATCGTGGTGACCAACAAGGCCTGGGCCGAGATTCCCGAATTCATGCGCAAGGGCCTTGAATCCGAGCGGGAAAAGCTCACCCGCGACTTTGTGACGGATACGAGGAAGGACAACGACAGAAGCCTTGACGCCATGCTGAAATACGGCATGAGAAAGGCCACGCCCTCGCCCAAGGAACTTGAGGAAATCAGAAAGGTCCTGGCTCCGGTGGGCCAGGAAATGGTAGGCAAGCTCTACCCGAAAAGCCTCTTGGACGAGCTTCTGGCCCATATAGCGGCTGCCCGTAAAAAGGGATAG
- a CDS encoding 4'-phosphopantetheinyl transferase superfamily protein — protein MTGGSLADGGGQGQPARLSLWWTPTGNYCANSDTGVLTIEEKAKCARYRREKDRTACLASRLLVRRVLSGLCGKAPEELVFGQGSHGKPMLLADDGNPCPVRFNLSHSADLVMLAASTETGVGVDVEKIAERADIAMIARRFFSPDEALELSALSGGERLERFLALWTLKEAAMKALGGDIFLGLAGIRFSFLSGGLMGFSLAGGFPKEAKNLNFALFEPCEGYVAAVAAFGEFSLEVFRAGSEGRAEKSPPVLIARTPGFHPEP, from the coding sequence ATGACGGGAGGGAGCCTCGCTGACGGCGGCGGCCAGGGGCAACCAGCCCGCCTTTCCCTGTGGTGGACGCCCACCGGGAATTACTGCGCAAATTCGGATACCGGCGTTCTGACCATAGAGGAGAAGGCCAAATGCGCCCGCTACAGGCGGGAAAAGGACAGGACTGCCTGCCTTGCAAGCCGCCTTCTCGTAAGAAGGGTTCTTTCCGGGCTCTGCGGCAAGGCCCCCGAAGAGCTTGTTTTCGGCCAGGGCTCGCACGGCAAGCCCATGCTCCTTGCGGACGACGGCAATCCCTGCCCGGTGCGCTTCAACCTCTCCCACAGCGCTGATTTGGTGATGCTTGCGGCTTCCACCGAAACCGGGGTTGGGGTTGACGTGGAAAAAATTGCGGAACGGGCCGACATCGCCATGATAGCCCGGCGCTTCTTTTCCCCGGACGAGGCCCTGGAGCTTTCCGCCCTTTCAGGCGGCGAGCGCCTCGAAAGGTTCCTCGCCCTGTGGACCCTCAAGGAGGCCGCCATGAAGGCCCTGGGGGGCGACATTTTTCTGGGGCTTGCCGGAATCCGCTTTTCCTTTCTTTCGGGCGGCCTGATGGGCTTTTCATTGGCCGGGGGTTTTCCGAAAGAGGCGAAAAACCTCAATTTCGCACTTTTCGAGCCATGCGAGGGCTACGTGGCTGCGGTGGCGGCCTTCGGGGAATTTTCCCTGGAGGTTTTCCGGGCAGGCTCCGAGGGACGGGCGGAAAAATCCCCGCCGGTTTTGATCGCCAGGACGCCCGGCTTTCACCCGGAGCCATAG
- a CDS encoding aldo/keto reductase: MRSIDIGKSGVAVSAVIMGGWQAGLKDWAGITDSMSERAVKASLDAGITAFDTAESYGDGHSERVLGRALRGVRSRAAILGKVFANHLHEDAVIAACERSLKNLGTDYIDLYQIHWPSGSFGMKPVPPEETMAAFCRLKKEGKIRAAGLCNASVEAGEKYARHGGIDAVQSPYSLFFRQAEKSLIPWAAGRGVAFLAYSPLAQGFLTGKFKVGHEFEPGDHRTRNRLFSPDVFPRVIDCVERIRAVCRPLETSPAAAALAWVLSEKGVAAIAGARNGEQARMNAEASKIALSEKDRAALSEAALPVASIFMEETLMWYPPERKGRSNP; the protein is encoded by the coding sequence ATGCGTTCGATCGATATAGGAAAATCGGGAGTGGCCGTCTCCGCCGTCATAATGGGAGGCTGGCAGGCGGGCCTCAAGGACTGGGCCGGAATCACCGACTCCATGTCCGAAAGGGCGGTAAAAGCCTCGCTGGACGCCGGAATCACGGCCTTCGACACTGCGGAATCCTATGGCGACGGGCACTCCGAGCGGGTTCTGGGTCGGGCGCTTAGGGGCGTCAGAAGCCGGGCCGCCATACTGGGCAAGGTCTTCGCCAACCATCTCCACGAAGACGCCGTGATAGCCGCCTGCGAGCGGTCCCTGAAAAACCTCGGAACGGATTACATAGACCTTTACCAAATCCACTGGCCCTCCGGCTCCTTCGGCATGAAGCCCGTGCCTCCCGAAGAAACCATGGCGGCCTTTTGCCGCCTGAAAAAAGAGGGAAAAATCCGGGCTGCGGGCCTTTGCAACGCAAGCGTTGAAGCCGGCGAAAAATACGCTCGACACGGCGGGATAGACGCAGTGCAGTCGCCCTATTCCCTCTTTTTCAGGCAGGCGGAAAAAAGCCTCATCCCCTGGGCCGCCGGGCGGGGCGTTGCCTTTCTGGCCTATTCGCCCCTTGCCCAGGGCTTTCTGACGGGAAAATTCAAGGTCGGCCACGAATTTGAACCCGGAGACCACCGTACGCGCAACAGGCTCTTTTCGCCGGACGTCTTTCCCCGCGTCATCGACTGCGTGGAGCGCATCCGGGCTGTCTGCAGGCCGCTTGAAACAAGTCCCGCCGCCGCCGCCCTCGCCTGGGTGCTTTCCGAAAAAGGGGTCGCCGCAATCGCCGGGGCCAGGAACGGGGAGCAGGCGCGCATGAACGCGGAAGCCTCAAAAATCGCGCTTTCCGAAAAGGACCGGGCTGCCCTTTCCGAAGCCGCCCTTCCTGTGGCGTCGATTTTCATGGAGGAAACCCTCATGTGGTATCCGCCCGAACGAAAGGGCCGGTCAAACCCGTGA